In Corylus avellana chromosome ca8, CavTom2PMs-1.0, the genomic stretch AATCTATTACTCCATAAGTGTGAGGGATTAGTTATATGCATCATATTGTGACTTTCTATGGAAGGATTTGCAGTTTGTGCAAATGGAAGCCCTGTGTAGTAGgataaatttggaaaaaatatgtTTGCTATCTTTTGCCCACCATAGATAAATGtaagaatttgggagaaaattatataaacataaaagaaatactaacctTTGGCCATTGTTGTTTAAGTACTTGAATTGAATATTTGTTGAATGTTTGCTAAATTCACAATCCTAGAACTTTCAATTCGTAATCCTAGAACCCTCACTTTGttggagagtgatagataaggatttttgacctatatgtttttttcacattaaaGATGTGATTAATGGATATCACAAGCTTGTCTTTTATATAGGCCAAGACCACTATCCATTTATCTTACGTTGCTTCCCTCTATCAAGGGAGACAACACTTGGTGAAAATAAGACACATTTTCACCTTTAGTAGTTAACTGTACTTTAATTACCCaaacttttttgtttaataaaaactatatataatatactatatacatataatatatgtgacatgtgggCTACCTTAAGTCTCCTGATAGAAGATTAATTCTAATATTCTCCCACTTGGCTCACatgacacattttaaaatcgtttgGGTAACTAAAACTATATATGGCTAAATTGAAGACTACTAAAGCTTTAGTTTCACTTTAAGGAGAGATACAATACACGAATCATGACGGTTATGTTATTTTGGGTATTACAATGTATGaatctttaaaaaatgaaatctaTATATGGTATAATTCTTTATGAATAACTTCCAATAAGTTATTTTGGGTCTAACTGTATTGGAGCAAATACTTTAtgtgcacaaaaataaacattgtTTTGACAATGAACGAGTACTCTAAACAACAAGAATTTAATCAAGCATAAAATGAGCTTAATAATCCCATGCTCTCTACATGTTTCGAAAATGTCTTTATTGAGAGCCCTTTTGTCATGGGATCTGCAATCATAGAAGTTGTACTTGTATGCTCTATAGAGACTTCTTGTTCCTTAATTCTCTCTCTGACAGCAAGATACTTTATGTCAATATGTTTGGTTCTACTTCCACTTTtgttattcttaaaaaaaaaaaaaaaaaaaagaactgttGCCAAATTATCATAGTAAATTCGTAACGGCTTGGATATTGAATCCACAATTTGAAGACCTGTGATAAAATTTCTTAACCATTTTGCCTATGAAGTCGCTTCAAAGCATGCTATGAACTCTGCCTCCATAGTAGAGGATGCAATTATCGTCTGTTTGGTGCTCTTCCATGATATAGTACCTCCAGCCAACATAAAGACATATTTTGAAGTGGACTTTCTAGAGACTTTACAACCCGCAAAGTCTAAGTCTGAATATCCCATCACTTCTAGATAATCTACATTCTTATAAGTCAGCATATGATTCTTGGTTCCTTGTAAATATCTCATAACCTTTTTCGTAGCCTTCCAGTGTTCCATTCTCGGATTACTTTGAGATCTTCCTAACATTCGTACTGCATATGCAATGTCAGGTCTTAAACAAACCTGTGCATACATTAAACTGCCAACATCAGATGCAAAAGGAATGCtgtccatttctttcttttacaaaacatttttcagaCATTGACTTAAATTGAATGTATCACCCTTCAATATGGGTGCCGCATTGGGTGTACATTCATGCATTCtgaatttttccaaaactcTTTCAATATAGGCTTTATGAGACAGACCTAACATCTTTTGAGACCTATCTCTATGAATCTCAATGCCTAAGATATAAGAAGCTTCACCTAAttccttcatttcaaagttttgggAAAGAAATTGTTTAATGTCANNNNNNNNNNNNNNNNNNNNNNNNNNNNNNNNNNNNNNNNNNNNNNNNNNNNNNNNNNNNNNNNNNNNNNNNNNNNNNNNNNNNNNNNNNNNNNNNNNNNgggtggtttcggccaccccttgggctcCTTAGAGGTGGCCTTGCCACCCCCATCTGAACGTGGGGGTGGCGACCAAATGgagtggccaggccacccccccTATGGCCAcgtagccacccccaaattttttttcgaaaaatataatttttcaatctttttaatttttttttaaaaaatatttttttgaaaaaaaaaataattatatgataCATAACAATTTTTGATTGGTGCTGGTATGGCATTCCgttaaattttggatgaaattttaacAGAAGTACCATCTcggtctttatgaaaaccacatggatctcctgtaataaaaatgaaaccttaagggagaaaaaataaagtatttaaatcataggggcaaaagagtatttaacccttattattaATACAACTTTCATCTGGCTTCTAATTAACACgtgcatttttctattttctctctctttatgagGGGAAAGAAACTTGGTCCAGAcatgaggaaaagaaaaaaaaaatacaaaaacttattttttagggaaaaatataaaaaagcctcccaaactactagtcgttttcgatttagcctcctaatattccaaaagtgataaagttaccccccaaactaccaaactattgcattttggtcactccgttagtcaaaaccgttagtttggacggaaactgcaaaatgaCATctttttgttatgggtaagttactacaatgcccttttatggaaaaaaaaaaaattggaaaaaaatataaaaaagccctccaaactaccagcagttttcattttagccccctaatgttcaaaaagtgataaagtagcctcccaactacgaaacagttgcaatttggtcGCTCTtttagtcattactgtcaaatatgatggaaaattccaaactacgtcgttttgacaagagtaagttacaaaaatgtcattttagaaagaaaaaaaatcatattaaaacaagcacgcaaaaaggcgccgttttgcttgaaattagggtttccttataCCTACCAAAACGGCGctgttttggtaagtgttagaaattaaaagaaaaaaacttagaaCCTATGTAGAAAAAACCCCAACCCCaatttatctctctctcccaaacaGCCGGCCACCACATCGTTCTATCTCCAgcaaccttctccctcaagtgaaaaaaaaaaaaggcaacgcccccctctctctctctctctctcaaaaccgGCTACCCCTTCCTccaccatccatcaccgccggccacaccatccaGTGGCTACGAAG encodes the following:
- the LOC132190788 gene encoding secreted RxLR effector protein 161-like encodes the protein MDSIPFASDVGSLMYAQVCLRPDIAYAVRMLGRSQSNPRMEHWKATKKVMRYLQGTKNHMLTYKNVDYLEVMGYSDLDFAGCKVSRKSTSKYVFMLAGGTISWKSTKQTIIASSTMEAEFIACFEATS